In Candidatus Chlorohelix allophototropha, one DNA window encodes the following:
- a CDS encoding riboflavin synthase, translated as MFTGIVEELGEVVVLEKREGATCFTLGGKLALGGIEIGHSIAVNGVCLTVISFDQNSFTIEAVPETLRRTNLGNLTVGSPVNLERSARAGAPVGGHYLQGHVDGIATVTRIEPEGEALNFYFKVAPEFMPYIVPKGFVALDGASLTVVTTTPDTFSLTLIPHSQKMLVMGNVQVGYRANLEVDVMGKYLENIAGARIAALEARIAELERKLT; from the coding sequence TTGTTCACCGGAATTGTCGAAGAACTGGGCGAAGTAGTGGTGTTGGAAAAACGCGAGGGCGCAACCTGCTTTACTTTGGGTGGCAAACTAGCGTTGGGTGGCATCGAAATCGGGCATAGCATTGCGGTAAACGGTGTGTGCCTGACGGTTATTAGTTTTGACCAAAACAGTTTTACGATTGAAGCTGTGCCGGAAACGCTGCGCCGCACCAACTTGGGCAATTTAACGGTCGGTAGCCCGGTAAACCTTGAGCGTTCTGCCAGAGCAGGTGCGCCGGTGGGCGGTCATTATTTGCAGGGGCATGTGGACGGTATCGCCACTGTAACCCGTATCGAGCCGGAAGGCGAGGCATTGAACTTTTACTTCAAGGTTGCACCGGAGTTTATGCCCTATATCGTGCCAAAAGGTTTTGTGGCGCTGGATGGGGCGAGCCTGACGGTGGTAACCACTACACCGGATACCTTCAGCCTGACGCTAATTCCCCATTCCCAGAAAATGCTGGTGATGGGAAATGTGCAGGTCGGCTATCGCGCCAACCTTGAGGTGGATGTGATGGGTAAATATCTTGAGAATATCGCGGGGGCGCGTATTGCTGCGCTGGAGGCGAGAATCGCCGAATTAGAGCGCAAGTTAACATAA
- the ribD gene encoding bifunctional diaminohydroxyphosphoribosylaminopyrimidine deaminase/5-amino-6-(5-phosphoribosylamino)uracil reductase RibD: protein MMSDSFTEVDITHMKRALELGQMGRGRSSPNPAVGAVIVDEAGNRVGEGFTMPPGQAHAEVVALGMAGERARGGTLYVTLEPCASYGRTPPCTEAIIKAGIKRVFYAAADPNPKMQGGAEVLHNAGIDVYFGLLQEEAIEAHAPFFHWLKTRRPYVIAKYAMTLDGKIATVTGDSRWVSCEASRQEVYKLRDECDSIIVGAGTVLADDPLLTARLPASYMEGRLPHQPVPVVLDSRGRIPITAKVVRPGAILVTTAQINPELRKAFEAKGMETLLLEQDSSVRVDLLALLEELGRRGHLLSLLEGGGELMSSFFFSPPRPLINKVWAFIAPKVAGGLVAPGPMGGVGVNFMREALQFGKVAYRQSGVDLLVEAWLPEE from the coding sequence ATGATGAGCGATAGCTTTACCGAAGTTGATATAACACATATGAAACGTGCCCTTGAGTTGGGGCAAATGGGGCGTGGGCGTAGTTCTCCCAACCCGGCGGTGGGTGCGGTTATAGTGGATGAAGCCGGAAATAGGGTGGGTGAAGGCTTTACTATGCCACCGGGACAGGCACACGCCGAAGTCGTAGCTTTGGGTATGGCGGGTGAACGGGCAAGAGGCGGCACGCTCTATGTAACTTTAGAGCCGTGTGCTTCCTACGGACGAACTCCGCCTTGTACGGAAGCGATTATAAAGGCGGGTATCAAGCGCGTCTTTTATGCGGCGGCTGATCCAAATCCCAAGATGCAAGGGGGGGCTGAGGTGCTGCATAATGCCGGAATCGATGTATATTTTGGTTTACTTCAGGAAGAAGCTATCGAAGCGCACGCTCCTTTCTTTCATTGGCTAAAAACGCGCCGTCCTTATGTTATCGCCAAGTACGCCATGACTTTGGATGGCAAGATAGCTACCGTTACGGGCGATAGCCGTTGGGTGTCGTGCGAAGCATCACGACAGGAAGTGTACAAATTGCGGGACGAGTGTGATTCTATTATCGTTGGTGCCGGCACTGTACTGGCGGACGACCCTTTGCTGACGGCGCGCTTACCCGCTTCATATATGGAGGGTAGGCTCCCACACCAACCTGTTCCGGTGGTGCTGGACAGTAGAGGACGCATCCCCATTACCGCAAAAGTAGTACGTCCCGGCGCAATACTCGTCACTACCGCTCAAATAAATCCAGAATTGCGCAAGGCTTTTGAGGCTAAAGGTATGGAAACCCTGTTGTTAGAGCAAGATAGTTCCGTAAGGGTTGATCTATTGGCACTTCTCGAAGAGCTTGGGCGCAGGGGTCATTTGCTTTCGCTATTAGAGGGTGGGGGCGAGTTGATGTCCAGCTTTTTCTTTTCCCCACCGCGTCCGCTGATAAACAAAGTGTGGGCATTTATTGCGCCGAAAGTGGCGGGCGGGTTGGTTGCGCCCGGTCCGATGGGAGGCGTGGGGGTTAACTTTATGCGTGAAGCTTTGCAATTTGGGAAAGTAGCATACCGTCAATCCGGCGTTGATTTGCTGGTTGAAGCGTGGTTGCCGGAGGAATAA